The bacterium genome includes a region encoding these proteins:
- a CDS encoding RNA ligase family protein, with amino-acid sequence MAEFFKFPHTPHLLWLGDELPRSDKVLAPEEAAEFLSGEILVEEKVDGGSIGLSLDPQGNIRAQNRGTYLGHRSHHQFDPLWPWIDTHRIALRNGLAPDLILFGEWCYAQHSIHYDRLPDWFLAFDVYDRNVGEFWCVSRRNELVDSLGLERVPALTEGAFALPQLVGLLGESKLTSGPMEGIYLRREEGGRLIARAKIVRAEFTQNICEHWSKNTFRRNALRQATAMVSG; translated from the coding sequence ATGGCCGAGTTTTTCAAATTCCCACACACTCCGCACTTGCTCTGGCTGGGCGATGAGCTGCCCCGTTCGGATAAGGTCCTGGCGCCCGAGGAAGCTGCCGAATTCCTGTCCGGAGAGATACTTGTGGAAGAGAAGGTGGATGGCGGCAGTATCGGCTTATCTTTGGACCCACAAGGTAACATTCGTGCCCAGAATCGCGGGACTTACTTGGGCCATAGGAGTCATCATCAGTTCGATCCCTTATGGCCCTGGATTGATACACACCGGATTGCACTGAGAAATGGACTCGCCCCCGACCTGATCCTCTTTGGTGAATGGTGCTACGCCCAGCATTCGATCCACTACGATCGGCTGCCCGACTGGTTTCTTGCGTTCGACGTTTACGACAGGAACGTGGGCGAGTTCTGGTGTGTTAGCCGCAGGAACGAGCTAGTCGATTCGTTGGGCTTAGAGCGTGTCCCCGCACTGACCGAAGGTGCATTTGCATTGCCCCAACTCGTCGGACTACTGGGTGAATCCAAGCTAACTAGTGGCCCAATGGAAGGGATCTATTTGCGGAGAGAAGAGGGCGGACGCCTCATCGCCCGCGCAAAAATCGTCCGTGCCGAGTTCACTCAGAACATCTGCGAGCATTGGTCTAAAAACACATTCCGGAGGAATGCTCTTCGCCAAGCCACCGCCATGGTCTCTGGATGA
- a CDS encoding SUMF1/EgtB/PvdO family nonheme iron enzyme, which produces MRFLKYTFVFAILLWALSPLMSAAQDESQSWRRCPPGMVAADRFCIDEYEYPNKLGVRPRNLVLYVEAVQICLSQGKRLCTTDEWSRACSGPQKFKHPYGNEFREGACNLGRTRATETWTWYGLRRRDKEIVLSQPALTGRYKACVSGYGAYDMLGNYWEWTDAGNTKHTILMGGSWSTPAEKVSCLNKTETATKFYRIRNVSFRCCCDLLPSSKTGPDVQKPSE; this is translated from the coding sequence TTGAGATTTCTGAAATATACCTTTGTGTTCGCGATTCTTCTCTGGGCGCTCTCGCCCCTCATGTCCGCTGCACAAGACGAGTCGCAGTCGTGGCGGAGATGTCCGCCGGGCATGGTTGCAGCCGACAGGTTCTGCATAGACGAGTATGAATACCCGAACAAGTTAGGTGTGCGGCCGCGGAACCTTGTTTTATATGTAGAGGCGGTTCAGATATGCCTTTCTCAGGGCAAGCGGCTTTGCACGACTGACGAGTGGTCTCGGGCATGTTCAGGCCCTCAGAAGTTCAAGCATCCATACGGGAATGAGTTCAGGGAAGGGGCGTGTAACCTGGGCAGGACTCGCGCTACGGAGACCTGGACGTGGTATGGGCTCCGCAGGAGAGACAAGGAGATTGTGCTGTCCCAACCGGCGCTTACTGGCCGATACAAGGCTTGTGTCAGCGGATACGGCGCTTACGATATGCTCGGCAACTACTGGGAATGGACGGATGCAGGCAACACCAAACATACGATTCTGATGGGAGGGTCTTGGTCAACGCCTGCCGAGAAAGTCTCGTGTCTGAATAAGACGGAGACCGCCACCAAGTTCTACAGGATTCGGAACGTTAGCTTTCGTTGCTGCTGCGATTTGTTGCCCAGTTCTAAAACTGGTCCCGATGTTCAAAAACCGTCTGAATGA
- a CDS encoding site-specific DNA-methyltransferase — MFKNRLNDLSAKEWIKFQKSWFELNPPRRPKEVLVHPAKFPEELVSGFIRFFTKSGQTVLDPMVGTGSTLLACISTGRKGIGVELNPKYVAIARERIADALNTERKGQDGMTPPTGRTSLTSPMIIEGDARRLDELDLPEIDYCITSPPYWDMLRAKGAGTQKRRQEAGLDVFYSSDKRDLGNIAEYDRFVDELVVVFSKVHAVMRVGAYLTVVVKNVKKKGRVYPLAWDIGKRLGEVFALKDERIWCQGDQRLAPYGIGNAWVSNTFHHYCLNFRKE, encoded by the coding sequence ATGTTCAAAAACCGTCTGAATGACCTCTCCGCAAAGGAGTGGATCAAGTTCCAGAAAAGTTGGTTCGAGCTGAATCCACCTCGCCGGCCTAAGGAGGTCTTGGTTCATCCGGCGAAGTTCCCTGAGGAGCTCGTGTCGGGGTTCATCCGTTTCTTCACCAAATCAGGCCAGACGGTTCTTGACCCGATGGTTGGAACGGGCTCCACGCTTCTTGCCTGTATCTCGACAGGCAGAAAGGGCATAGGCGTTGAGCTCAATCCCAAATACGTAGCCATCGCAAGGGAACGGATCGCCGACGCGCTCAACACGGAGCGAAAGGGCCAGGATGGCATGACCCCTCCGACAGGTCGGACAAGTCTGACAAGTCCGATGATTATCGAAGGCGACGCGAGGCGCCTGGACGAGCTTGACCTGCCGGAGATTGACTACTGCATAACAAGTCCGCCTTATTGGGATATGTTGAGAGCTAAAGGGGCTGGGACGCAGAAGAGAAGGCAGGAGGCTGGGCTTGACGTGTTCTATTCGTCGGACAAGAGAGACCTGGGGAATATAGCGGAATACGACAGATTCGTTGATGAACTGGTCGTAGTATTCTCCAAGGTTCACGCAGTCATGCGTGTCGGCGCATATTTGACGGTTGTCGTTAAAAATGTTAAGAAGAAGGGCAGAGTTTATCCTCTCGCATGGGATATTGGGAAACGTTTAGGTGAGGTGTTTGCTCTAAAGGATGAGAGGATATGGTGCCAGGGCGACCAGAGATTGGCGCCTTATGGCATTGGCAATGCGTGGGTGAGCAATACGTTTCACCATTACTGTCTCAATTTCAGGAAGGAATAG
- the ndk gene encoding nucleoside-diphosphate kinase: MERTLTIVKPDSVAGNVAGEVFTHFERAGFRIVAAKMVWLTKRDAEAFYYVHKGKPFYDSLCDFMSSGPCVVAVLAGQNAIAKVREIMGATDPAKAEKGTIRSELGTSIQENAVHGSDSDASAEFEIGFFFSRLEIMQTERKG; the protein is encoded by the coding sequence ATGGAAAGAACACTGACGATAGTGAAGCCGGACTCGGTCGCCGGTAACGTCGCTGGCGAGGTTTTTACACACTTTGAGCGGGCGGGGTTCAGGATCGTGGCCGCCAAGATGGTCTGGTTGACCAAGCGAGATGCGGAGGCGTTCTACTACGTTCATAAGGGCAAGCCGTTCTATGATAGCTTGTGCGATTTCATGTCGAGCGGGCCGTGCGTTGTGGCGGTCTTAGCGGGCCAGAATGCGATCGCCAAAGTTCGGGAGATCATGGGAGCGACTGACCCGGCGAAAGCGGAGAAGGGCACGATTCGGAGCGAGCTGGGGACGTCGATTCAGGAGAATGCCGTGCATGGCTCGGATTCAGATGCTTCGGCCGAGTTTGAGATTGGGTTCTTTTTTTCTAGGTTAGAGATTATGCAAACAGAAAGGAAAGGTTAG
- the rpmF gene encoding 50S ribosomal protein L32: MAVPKRRTSHRRRRMRSSQKALRSPSIVSCPNCKTPKLPHIVCPKCGYFGGEQVLEIAEK; encoded by the coding sequence GTGGCGGTACCAAAACGTAGGACATCACATAGAAGAAGGCGGATGAGGTCTTCCCAAAAGGCTCTTCGTTCGCCATCCATTGTGAGCTGCCCGAACTGTAAAACTCCTAAGCTTCCTCACATAGTCTGTCCCAAGTGTGGTTATTTTGGCGGGGAGCAGGTGCTTGAGATCGCCGAGAAGTAG
- the plsX gene encoding phosphate acyltransferase PlsX, with amino-acid sequence MTGAPIALDAMGGDYAPQEAVKGAIRASRDFGIDVVLVGDGPRLKAQLADLGEKESERMRVCHAPEVVSMTDAPSVVIRGKRRSSIRVASNLVKRGEAAAVVSAGNTGATMAAARCEFGLAKGVERPAIAQVFPNRKHGTVVLDLGANVDCKIGYLVQFGVMGSIYASIVFQKRSPKVGLLSIGSEDTKGNEFSRSVLLAMREEPAINFVGNIEGRDVFKGDVDVVVCDGFVGNIVLKITEGVAAMVVGMMQDSLSSNVLSKAGAVLVRPSFRRLKKRMDYAEYGGAILLGVNGVCVICHGGSKARAIRNALKRAYDFAVSDIVEQITEKMEARRMVS; translated from the coding sequence ATGACAGGAGCCCCTATCGCCCTGGACGCTATGGGGGGTGATTATGCCCCACAGGAGGCGGTTAAGGGCGCCATTCGCGCCTCGCGGGACTTCGGGATTGACGTGGTCTTGGTGGGCGACGGACCGAGGCTCAAGGCGCAGTTGGCCGATCTGGGTGAGAAGGAGAGCGAGAGGATGAGGGTCTGTCACGCTCCCGAGGTTGTGTCGATGACGGATGCGCCCTCGGTTGTCATTCGCGGCAAGAGGCGCTCTTCAATCCGCGTGGCCTCGAATCTTGTGAAGAGGGGGGAGGCGGCCGCGGTGGTGAGCGCGGGCAATACCGGTGCGACGATGGCGGCTGCCCGTTGCGAGTTTGGTCTTGCCAAGGGTGTGGAAAGGCCGGCGATTGCGCAGGTTTTCCCTAACCGGAAGCATGGGACAGTGGTTCTGGACCTGGGCGCGAACGTCGATTGCAAGATTGGCTACCTTGTGCAGTTCGGAGTGATGGGGAGCATCTATGCGAGCATAGTGTTCCAGAAGAGGAGTCCGAAGGTTGGGCTTTTGAGCATTGGGTCGGAGGACACCAAGGGGAACGAGTTCAGCCGGAGTGTGCTTCTGGCGATGCGGGAGGAGCCCGCAATCAATTTTGTTGGGAACATCGAGGGTCGGGACGTTTTCAAGGGCGATGTTGACGTTGTGGTCTGCGATGGGTTCGTTGGGAACATCGTGCTGAAGATAACGGAGGGCGTGGCCGCGATGGTCGTGGGCATGATGCAGGACTCGCTCTCGTCCAACGTGTTGAGCAAAGCGGGCGCTGTGTTGGTGAGGCCCTCGTTCAGGCGGCTCAAGAAGCGGATGGACTATGCTGAATATGGAGGTGCGATTCTCTTGGGCGTCAACGGTGTTTGTGTGATATGCCACGGTGGCTCGAAGGCCAGGGCGATCCGGAATGCCTTGAAAAGGGCTTACGATTTCGCTGTCTCCGATATAGTTGAGCAGATAACCGAGAAGATGGAAGCTCGCAGGATGGTGAGCTAA
- a CDS encoding beta-ketoacyl-ACP synthase III — protein MVQARITSIGSYVPERVVTNEDMMRIVDTTDEWITTRTGIKERRYCADDEASSDLAYRASVIALERASVAPEDVDCIIVGTATGDMAFPSTACLTQEKLGAKNAMGFDVTAGCAGFICGLSVASNFIKAGQYKTVLVVGSEVLSRFANFEDRTTCVLFGDGAGAIVVQASDDSEKSRILCTHLKSDGSYGDALKLPAGGSRHPASAETIKKRMHYIWMDGQTTFKMAIRCMAKISTHALEEQNMTVDQMKMIFPHQANWRIIEGLVKRLGTTIDKIVPSIQKYGNTSSASIPLSLDEAQATGMIQKGDLILLTAFGAGYAWGASIVRW, from the coding sequence ATGGTCCAGGCAAGGATAACGAGCATCGGAAGCTACGTTCCAGAGCGCGTTGTGACAAACGAAGACATGATGAGAATTGTCGATACGACCGACGAGTGGATAACCACGAGAACGGGAATCAAGGAGCGGCGCTACTGCGCGGATGATGAGGCCTCGTCCGATCTTGCCTATCGCGCATCGGTAATTGCGCTAGAGAGAGCTTCGGTGGCACCGGAAGACGTGGACTGCATCATCGTGGGAACCGCCACGGGCGACATGGCATTTCCCTCGACCGCGTGCCTGACGCAGGAAAAGCTCGGGGCCAAGAACGCAATGGGATTCGACGTAACCGCCGGCTGCGCGGGCTTCATCTGTGGTCTCTCGGTGGCCTCAAACTTCATAAAGGCCGGGCAATACAAGACAGTACTCGTTGTCGGCAGCGAGGTGCTATCGAGGTTTGCCAATTTCGAGGACAGAACGACATGCGTGCTATTCGGCGATGGCGCCGGCGCTATCGTAGTCCAGGCGTCGGACGATTCCGAAAAGTCCCGGATTCTCTGCACTCATCTTAAGTCCGACGGCTCTTACGGTGATGCGTTGAAGCTGCCAGCGGGCGGCTCTAGGCATCCCGCAAGCGCGGAAACAATCAAGAAGCGGATGCACTATATCTGGATGGATGGACAGACTACCTTCAAGATGGCGATTAGGTGCATGGCCAAGATATCGACCCACGCTCTTGAAGAGCAGAACATGACGGTCGATCAGATGAAGATGATCTTCCCGCATCAGGCGAACTGGCGGATCATTGAGGGACTGGTCAAGCGGCTTGGCACGACCATTGACAAGATCGTCCCCTCCATACAGAAATACGGAAACACCTCCTCGGCATCCATACCGCTTTCGTTGGACGAGGCCCAAGCCACGGGGATGATACAAAAGGGGGACCTGATCCTCCTGACGGCGTTTGGGGCTGGCTATGCGTGGGGCGCCTCGATCGTCAGGTGGTAG
- a CDS encoding type II toxin-antitoxin system HicB family antitoxin — MERHHFTVIVEREEEGGYHAFCPALKGCHTQGDTLDEALANVREAIAAYLESLRAHGEPLPLEDIFIKPVEVAL; from the coding sequence ATGGAGAGACATCATTTTACGGTCATTGTGGAGCGGGAGGAGGAAGGCGGCTACCACGCGTTCTGCCCCGCTCTGAAAGGCTGCCACACCCAGGGCGACACGCTGGACGAGGCCCTCGCCAATGTCAGGGAGGCGATAGCGGCGTATCTGGAGAGCCTTCGCGCGCATGGGGAGCCCCTCCCGCTGGAGGACATCTTCATCAAGCCGGTAGAGGTTGCTCTTTGA
- a CDS encoding type II toxin-antitoxin system HicA family toxin gives MKAGFVFDRQRGSHAIYYRERDAARIVVPMHAGKTIKRKTLAGILEDMGLTVEEFRELL, from the coding sequence CTGAAGGCCGGATTCGTCTTTGACCGTCAGAGAGGAAGCCACGCCATTTACTACCGGGAGAGAGACGCGGCGAGGATAGTAGTGCCCATGCATGCGGGAAAGACCATCAAGCGCAAGACCTTGGCGGGCATCTTGGAGGATATGGGGCTCACTGTGGAAGAGTTCCGCGAGCTCCTGTGA
- a CDS encoding type IV toxin-antitoxin system AbiEi family antitoxin domain-containing protein has product MKAQKFFARHPVFTSREFAAFHESEGTSNVRTQESLLAHHTRTGRILRVRRGLYVVVPNGTDPENCPVDPYLVAAKMTNDSVLGYHTALEFHGRAYSLFEQSLYLTSQASRPLTFRSHTFRRVLFPTALRAKGQQNFGVKVAERRGVDVHVTSLERTLVDVLDRPDLSGSWEEIWRSLESIEFFDLDEVVEYALLLDNATTTAKVGFFLEQHREPLMVEEAHLNRLREFRPRGPRYLVRSKRTRGRLVSGWNLVVPEALLARTWAEVT; this is encoded by the coding sequence ATGAAAGCTCAGAAGTTCTTCGCACGGCATCCGGTTTTCACCAGCCGAGAGTTTGCCGCGTTCCATGAGTCTGAGGGGACGAGCAACGTCAGAACGCAAGAGAGTCTCCTGGCTCACCATACCAGGACAGGCCGCATCCTGCGGGTGCGCCGCGGGCTATACGTCGTCGTGCCGAATGGGACAGATCCCGAGAACTGCCCCGTGGACCCCTACCTGGTGGCAGCAAAGATGACTAACGATTCGGTGCTCGGCTATCATACCGCTCTGGAGTTTCACGGGAGAGCCTATTCGCTGTTCGAGCAATCCCTATACCTTACGAGCCAAGCATCGCGTCCACTCACATTCCGCTCGCACACCTTCCGCCGAGTATTGTTCCCCACCGCCCTTCGGGCCAAGGGTCAGCAGAACTTCGGCGTCAAAGTGGCTGAACGGCGAGGCGTTGACGTTCATGTGACCAGCTTGGAACGGACCCTGGTCGATGTGCTCGATCGACCAGACCTGTCGGGTAGCTGGGAGGAGATATGGCGGTCGCTAGAATCGATCGAGTTCTTTGATTTGGACGAGGTTGTTGAATATGCCCTTCTCCTTGACAACGCCACGACGACGGCGAAGGTCGGTTTCTTTCTGGAGCAGCACCGAGAGCCATTGATGGTAGAAGAAGCCCATCTGAACCGATTGAGAGAGTTTCGGCCTCGTGGGCCGCGTTACCTTGTCCGGAGCAAGCGCACTCGGGGGCGCCTCGTGTCGGGGTGGAACCTCGTTGTGCCTGAGGCGCTCTTGGCGCGGACTTGGGCCGAGGTGACATGA
- a CDS encoding nucleotidyl transferase AbiEii/AbiGii toxin family protein, which yields MRISGERLFSEAEATGFRPEVLEKVIHLLNLLEMFRSHPFLNGRLALKGGTALNVFVFDLPRLSVDIDLNYIGAVERDAMLSERPKIEEAIPAVCKREGFSVRRVPHEHAGGKWSLRYESALGQGGNLGIDINFMFRVPLWPVKAVDSRVVGSYKATKIPMLDIHELAAGKLTALLARRTSRDLFDVHILLTKGELERERLRLAFVVYGAMSRKDWRTVAVEDVRFDQSDVVNQLIPLLRADAMRKTSRDEAWGRRLVDDCREALSVVLPFTEAEMEFLDRLLEHGEIKPSLITSDGALAERIAQHPLLEWKALNVQRHKAGSVKVEG from the coding sequence ATGAGAATCTCAGGAGAGAGGCTGTTTTCTGAGGCCGAAGCTACCGGATTCCGTCCCGAGGTTCTGGAGAAGGTCATCCATCTGCTCAATCTTCTGGAGATGTTTCGCAGTCATCCTTTCCTCAACGGGCGCTTGGCTCTTAAGGGCGGGACGGCTCTGAACGTGTTCGTCTTCGACCTGCCGCGCCTTTCCGTTGATATCGACCTCAACTACATTGGGGCTGTGGAACGCGACGCGATGCTTTCGGAGCGGCCCAAGATTGAGGAGGCGATCCCGGCAGTGTGCAAACGTGAGGGCTTCTCCGTTCGCCGTGTTCCCCATGAACATGCGGGAGGCAAATGGTCGCTTCGTTACGAGAGCGCTCTCGGACAGGGCGGCAACCTGGGGATTGACATCAATTTCATGTTTCGGGTCCCACTATGGCCTGTGAAGGCAGTGGACTCGCGTGTGGTGGGTTCCTACAAGGCCACGAAGATTCCCATGCTCGATATTCACGAGCTGGCGGCTGGCAAGCTCACGGCACTTCTGGCACGGCGCACAAGCCGCGATCTTTTCGACGTCCATATACTGCTCACCAAAGGAGAGCTTGAGCGCGAGCGCTTGAGGCTGGCATTTGTCGTCTATGGAGCGATGAGCCGCAAGGACTGGCGAACGGTTGCTGTCGAAGACGTACGTTTCGATCAAAGCGACGTCGTTAACCAACTCATCCCGTTGCTCCGCGCTGATGCGATGCGGAAAACCAGTCGGGATGAGGCTTGGGGAAGGCGCCTCGTAGATGATTGTCGTGAGGCGCTAAGTGTAGTGTTGCCTTTCACAGAAGCGGAGATGGAGTTTCTTGACCGCCTCCTTGAACACGGAGAGATCAAGCCTTCATTGATTACTTCTGATGGAGCGTTGGCGGAACGGATTGCCCAGCATCCGCTGTTGGAATGGAAGGCGCTCAATGTGCAGCGACACAAGGCGGGATCGGTGAAGGTGGAGGGATAA
- a CDS encoding acyl-CoA dehydrogenase family protein: protein MDYFFTEEQQETRKLARRIAEEQMRPIRAELDETGEFPWGIVKTLGQAGLFALLIPEEYDGLGGGVTDFCLVTEELSRVCSGIALAYAATGLGAYPLIMFGSDEQKMRLLPDVAEGKRLTAFALTEADAGSDAAAVRTRAVRDGDYYVINGTKQWITNGGEAEIYTVIASTDPERGARGLTAFIVEKGQEGFDFGKKENKMGIRASTTRELIFTDCRIHKDNILKREGYGFIITMKTFDKTRPGIGAQAVGVAQGAFEEAAKYAIEREQFGKKIASFQAIRHILADMATKIEAARALVYATARMIDSGAKDTSKESAMAKVFASDVAMEVTTNAVQVFGGYGYMKEYPVEKMMRDAKITQIYEGTNQIQREVIGLKLVKEAGKL, encoded by the coding sequence ATGGACTACTTCTTCACCGAGGAGCAGCAGGAGACGAGGAAACTCGCGAGGCGCATAGCCGAGGAGCAGATGAGGCCGATTCGAGCGGAGCTTGATGAGACAGGGGAATTTCCGTGGGGCATTGTCAAAACGCTTGGTCAGGCGGGCCTGTTTGCGCTGCTAATTCCCGAGGAATACGACGGGCTCGGCGGCGGCGTTACGGACTTCTGCCTCGTTACGGAGGAGCTCAGCCGCGTTTGCAGCGGGATCGCTCTTGCGTATGCTGCAACTGGTCTCGGTGCGTATCCGTTGATTATGTTCGGCAGCGATGAGCAGAAGATGCGGCTGTTGCCTGATGTAGCCGAGGGCAAGCGTCTGACAGCGTTTGCTCTGACCGAGGCCGACGCCGGAAGCGACGCTGCGGCGGTTCGGACAAGGGCGGTTCGGGACGGCGATTACTACGTCATCAACGGGACGAAGCAGTGGATAACGAACGGCGGCGAGGCGGAGATATACACAGTGATAGCGAGCACGGACCCGGAGCGGGGAGCGAGGGGCCTTACCGCGTTCATCGTCGAGAAGGGCCAGGAGGGCTTCGATTTTGGCAAGAAGGAGAACAAGATGGGCATCCGGGCCTCGACCACACGGGAGCTTATATTTACGGATTGCCGCATTCACAAGGATAACATCCTGAAGCGGGAGGGTTACGGCTTCATTATTACAATGAAGACATTTGACAAGACCCGTCCGGGGATCGGCGCCCAGGCGGTCGGCGTGGCCCAGGGCGCCTTCGAGGAGGCGGCCAAATACGCGATAGAGAGGGAGCAGTTTGGCAAAAAGATAGCGTCGTTTCAGGCGATACGGCATATCTTGGCCGACATGGCGACCAAGATCGAGGCGGCGCGGGCGCTCGTTTATGCCACGGCTCGAATGATCGACTCTGGAGCGAAGGACACCTCGAAGGAGTCGGCGATGGCCAAGGTCTTCGCGTCGGATGTTGCGATGGAGGTAACTACGAACGCGGTTCAGGTGTTCGGGGGCTACGGTTACATGAAGGAGTATCCGGTCGAGAAAATGATGCGCGATGCGAAGATAACGCAGATATACGAGGGGACGAACCAGATCCAGCGAGAGGTGATCGGCCTGAAACTTGTCAAAGAGGCCGGGAAGCTGTGA
- the fabD gene encoding ACP S-malonyltransferase, which yields MGERTLAFVFPGQAAQSVGMGKAISEKFESARKVFQLSDRVLGFELSKLCFEGSKEQLDLTEITQPAVLATSFAILSAIRDETGVEPRLVAGHSLGEYTAAVCAGCLKFEDALRLVRRRAQLMQEAVPVGEGGMVAVIGSDGKTIEGVCEELRAKGEIRAANVNCPGQTVISGEMALLDKAIIMLRERGARRLVKLPLSAPFHSKLMAPAAEKFGRELEKVSFCDARVPIIPNASASPIEAKEEVVEALKRQMTSPVLWEDCVRKMIEMGTTDFVEVGPQRLISSFIKRISRDVAVSNVDSPDSLALFRERYAS from the coding sequence ATGGGTGAGAGAACGCTGGCATTTGTATTCCCAGGCCAGGCCGCCCAGTCCGTAGGGATGGGGAAGGCGATCTCGGAGAAGTTCGAGTCCGCCCGCAAGGTGTTTCAGCTCTCAGACCGGGTGCTCGGGTTCGAGCTTTCAAAACTCTGCTTCGAGGGGTCTAAGGAGCAGCTCGACCTGACCGAAATCACGCAGCCGGCGGTCCTGGCGACATCCTTCGCTATTCTGTCGGCGATTAGGGATGAGACGGGCGTCGAGCCGCGACTGGTCGCGGGGCACAGCCTGGGCGAGTACACAGCCGCGGTCTGCGCAGGTTGCCTGAAGTTTGAAGATGCTCTCAGACTCGTCAGAAGACGAGCGCAGCTGATGCAGGAGGCTGTCCCGGTCGGCGAGGGCGGCATGGTCGCCGTAATTGGCTCGGACGGAAAGACCATCGAGGGGGTCTGCGAGGAGCTTAGGGCCAAGGGCGAGATTCGCGCCGCAAACGTCAACTGCCCAGGCCAGACAGTCATTTCCGGCGAAATGGCGCTTCTAGACAAGGCAATTATTATGCTCAGGGAAAGAGGCGCAAGGAGGCTCGTGAAGCTGCCGCTGTCCGCACCATTTCACTCCAAGCTGATGGCTCCGGCGGCGGAGAAGTTCGGGCGTGAGCTGGAGAAGGTGTCGTTTTGCGACGCCAGAGTGCCAATAATCCCGAACGCGAGCGCCTCGCCTATTGAGGCGAAGGAGGAGGTTGTCGAGGCGCTGAAGAGGCAGATGACCTCGCCGGTTCTTTGGGAGGACTGTGTCAGGAAGATGATCGAGATGGGCACGACGGATTTCGTAGAGGTTGGCCCGCAGAGGCTCATCTCGTCGTTCATCAAGCGAATATCGCGAGATGTTGCTGTGTCGAACGTGGATTCGCCCGACAGTTTAGCGCTTTTCAGGGAAAGGTATGCGTCCTGA
- a CDS encoding response regulator, translating to MPEKTVSEELDPVRKQKHTRARILLIDDEELLRDVWQEALAEEGYDVETAESPEYAFLMLAREHFDLVLLDEVFKTGPYDGLDAFRKIRELHGSIPVIMMTGYSDVEENVVQAVHEGAYRQTIKKPSTLAEITGIVSDCLLESKRNAES from the coding sequence ATGCCCGAGAAAACTGTCTCAGAAGAACTCGACCCGGTGCGTAAGCAAAAGCACACGCGGGCGCGGATACTGCTCATTGACGATGAGGAGTTGCTCCGAGATGTCTGGCAGGAAGCGCTAGCGGAGGAGGGCTATGACGTCGAAACCGCTGAGAGCCCTGAATACGCTTTTCTGATGTTAGCGCGAGAGCATTTCGACCTGGTGCTTCTGGACGAAGTCTTCAAGACCGGGCCTTACGATGGGTTGGATGCATTTCGCAAGATCAGAGAACTGCACGGGTCCATCCCGGTCATCATGATGACCGGTTATTCCGACGTGGAGGAGAACGTCGTCCAAGCAGTTCACGAAGGGGCCTACCGACAGACCATCAAAAAACCCTCAACTCTCGCCGAGATCACCGGCATAGTCAGCGATTGCCTGCTAGAGAGCAAGAGAAACGCCGAGTCATAA